The genome window ATCACAAGCAGTACGGAAATTTGGGACTGTCCAATTAACCGGTGTTTATGGTACGGAGGCAAATAACTTCCCGCTCGGGTCCTTTTTCACACGGAACGTTTCTTTGAGAATGGGACAAGCACCAGTAATCAATATTATGCCAAAACTGTATAACATGATTGAAAATAAGGAATTTGATCCAACAGATATTATCACACATCGCGTAAGTTTGGATGAAGCGGCAAATGCTTATGATATTTTTGACAAAAAAGAAGACGGATCAATAAAGGTAATTTTTAAGCCATAAAGGATTGGTAAAACTCCTGGATAGAGAAAATCAATGTACTTAGTGTTAAGCACGCAAATTTAATGATTCAAATAAACGTACATTAAACAACCTGCTTCATTGTATAATCGAAGCAGGTTGTTTATCAAATCCAATTGAGTTTAATCATAAACTCGTGTAACACTTCCGATACTTCATTATGCGTCGGTTTGCTTTCCTCTTTTAAACTTAATTCTATCGATTTGCCTATATTAATCTTCCAATGGATTCAAGCTTTCATTACCAGTTAATCCAGCAATCATCGTTACGAGTAATTCAATTTCTTCATCAATATCCTGCAGGCTAGCTGTTTCGACTGGTGAATGCATGTAGCGCAATGGCAATGATACTAACGATACTGGGACACCTTTACCTGTTAATCGCATCTTATCTGCGTCTGTTCCCGTCATTCTTGGTGTCAATTCATATTGAACATGCATGTTGAGATCCTTTGCTGCCTTCTCCAATAATTTATTGATTTTAATATTGATCGGAGCTCCTTTTGCAAGCACTGGACCTTTTTCTAAGCGAATGTCCCCATGCTTATTTTTATTTACACCAGGATAGTCTGTAGCAAAGGTTACATCACATGCAATTGCCATCGTCGGCTCTATTCCTGCCGCAGCAAAATAAGCACCGCCCATATTTGTTTCTTCATTTACCGTGCTTACTGCATAAACACCAACCTTCACATCTTTTTCTGACAAGCGTCTTAACACTTCAGCTACAATAAATGATCCTGTTCGGTTATCCAAGCCACGGCCAGCTATGTAGCGATCCATTAAAATTTCTGGTTCTGTTTTATAAACACATAAGTCGCCGATTTGCACATATTTTTCTGCTTCTTCTTTTGTCCTGAATCCACAGTCAATGAATAAGTCCGATAAGTCAAAATCATTCTTCAGTCCGCCATGATGCTGTGCATTAACACCTGTTACACCAGTAACAGTACCGCCTGCACCAAGAACTGTAACTCGCATACCAACAGCAGCTTTCGGATTAATTCCACCCATTTTATCGAAATGTAAGTATCCTTCATCATCAATCCGGTTAACTACAAGCGCAATTTCATCGGCATGCCCTGCTAATAATACTTTAAAAGGTGCATCAGGATTCAGAACACCGATTGCATTCCCCGCATTGTCTGTGCGAATTTCATCGGCAAATTCCTTTACATAATTTATCCACTTTTTTTGAATCTCCATTTCCATACTTGATGGTGATGGAGTGTTTAATAGCTCCAGTAAAAAATCTTGATTAGCTTTAGTCATCACAAATTCCTCCTTCATACATCTAACACTTTCTATATCATAGCAAAAAATTAATTTGAGAGCACTTTTATTTACGCTGGCACAATTAATCGGTAAACTTTCATTATCTTGTATAATAAAGGAGAATGAATCAATGAAATTAAACGAATGGTTTGAAAAAGGAATAACTCCAAGTGATTATATTGGCTCAATGGAAGTAAACCAAGCAGATTTAAAACATGTTTACGATAATTTTACATTACCAAATGATGAGGATTTCTTCAAAAACACGAAAGAAAGAAACCTCCGTGCAATTGTTCTCACAGAAGATTGGTGTGGGGACGCAATGTTAAATACACCTATTTTACTAAAAATCGCTGAAGCATCGGATATAGAAGTCAGAATGCTCCATCGCGATCAAAATCTTGAGTTAATGGATCAATACTTAACCAATGGCAGAGCGCGCTCAATTCCTATTTTTATCTTTATCGATGAAAATGGCAAAGAAGTCGCGAAATGGGGACCACGTGCAGAGAAGATTCAGGCATATGTTGATGAATCCCAAAGTAAACTGCCAAGTAAAGAAACACCAGAATATGAAGAGAAGGCAAAAGAAATGTATGCAGCGTTCAAAAAATCTTACCGTAATAATACAACTTTTTGGGATGATGTTTATGACAGCATAAAAGCAGTACTACAAGACTAATCAGCAGCGACAAACAGTTTGGAAGTCATTTAATCTGTTTGTCGCTTTACTTCTTCTGCATTTTCAATGCAATTACAAAGTATAATCAATCCCTTATTCTGTCGATACTACTAAGTAAATTGTATCAATCGGGAATGAGGTGAACCTATGATAATAAAACAGTTTAAACTAATATACTTCCGGATTCCTATCATCATAAAACTATTAATAACCATTGTTTTTCTTATGTGCTTCTTTGGCACTGTAATTCACTTCATTGAACCGACGCAATTTCCTACCATTTTCGAAGGGATATGGTGGGCTTTTGTTACAGCAGCTACAGTTGGTTTCGGTGACTATGTACCTCTAACGACAAGTGGCAAGTTAATCGGCATTCTGTTAATCCTGACAGGTGGTGGGTTAATCGGATTTTATGTTTCCTCCATTGCGAGTGGGACAATAAAACGAGAACAAGATATCGAGCATGGTAGGTTAGCCTTCAAAGGCACAGGACATCTCATCCTTGTCGGTTGGAATGAAAGGACAAGACAATTAATCAAAATAGTTTTAGAAAAAAATCCAAATGAAAAAATCGTGCTTATTGACAGGACATTACGTCATATCTCATTCAGCGAGTATCCAATTCATTTTATCAATGGAGATGCTACAGAGGATGCAATACTCACTAAAGCGAATATTCGACAGGCAGAACGAGTCCTCCTCACCGCCGATCTCATTAAAAACGAGAGACAGGCGGATACATATACAATCCTTGCAACCGTTGCGATTCGAGGAAATAATGAAAACATACCAATCATTGCAGAAATCTTATCGAAATCCCAAATAGAGAACGCGTTACGTGCAGGTGCAACGACGATTATCCGTTCAAATGATTTCATGAGTGCATTATTTTATCATGAACTTACACATTCATTAGCGGTTACACCTTTTGAAGATATTTTACATATTCTTAGCAAGCAACAATTTTCACATTTCCCCGTTGCACCGGAGTTCGTGGATAAGCAATTTGCAGAGGTTTCCCATCACCTAATAAAAGGAGATCACTTGTTAATTGGAATTATTCGTGAGAAAAAATACAATATTCATCCGCCTCCTGATTTACTATTAGAGCATGGAGATATACTTGTAACGCTCGTACGTTTGTAGTTCATTACCATTTCCCTAAAATTGTTTTGCTAGAATCAATCCTTTGTGATAAAATAATATATTGTGTAAAAAGAATCGATTATATATAGGAGTTGTTCAGCATGACTAACAAATTTGAAGCTGGTCAAATTATTGATGGAAAAGTAACTGGCATACAACCATATGGCGCATTTGTTGCTTTAGATGAAGAAACACAAGGTTTGGTTCATATTTCAGAAGTAACTCATGGTTTTGTTAAAGATATTAACGACCATCTAACAGTTGGCGATGAAGTAAAAGTGAAGGTTTTAAACGTAGATGAAGAAAAAAATAAAGTTTCCTTATCTATCCGTGCTACAGAAGAAGCACCTGCAAAACCTGCTCAAACAAAGAAAGCTCAACCTGTTAAACAAGTACAACAAGATAACGACAATGCTGGTTTCAATACGTTGAAGGACAAGCTTGAAGAATGGATCGAGCAATCAAGCTCATTCAAAAAATAATTAGAAAACTTAGTTGTCACCAGGCCTTTCGGTGACAGCCAAAGCCCGCACTTATGTAGTAAGAAATATTTTATACTTTCTTAGCTACCAAATAGAGCATCATCAAGTGAAAGCATCGCTTTACATCTTGATGATGCTTTTTCTTTTTTTATCCAATTTTCCCTCTTTTCCCTGAACTTTGTCATTTCATAATTCTTGTTCTTGATTTAATGGCAGCAATTCGTTAAAGTTAGATTATAAATTCATAATGCACTATAGGAGGAATATTCATGACACACGTTTCATTTAAGTATGATAAGGCATTGAAATTTTTTAATGAACAAGAAATCGCGAATTTAAGTGATTATGTTCAAACAGCACATAACCAATTACATAATAAAACTGGGGCTGGCAGTGACTTCCTAGGTTGGATTGACCTTCCTGAAAACTATGATAAAGAAGAATACGCTCGTATTAAAGCAAGCGCAGAAAAAATCCAAAATGATTCCGACATTTTACTTGTAATCGGTATTGGCGGTTCGTATCTAGGTGCTCGTGCAGCGCTTGAAATGCTAAACCATTCATTCCAAAACTTACTTTCTAAAGAAGAAAGAAAAGCACCGCAAATTATCTTTGTTGGTCATCATTTAAGTTCTACTTATATTAGTGAATTATTTGATGTGTTGAAGGACAAAGACTTCTCTATTAACGTTATTTCGAAGAGTGGAACAACAACAGAACCAGCAGTTGCATTCCGTATTTTTAAGAAATATTTAGAAGAAAAATATGGTGTGGAAGAAGCGAAAAATCGCATATACGCAACAACAGATAAAGCAAAAGGTGCGCTTAAAACTTCTGCAGATAAAGCTGGTTATGAAACATTTGTTATTCCGGATGATGTTGGTGGTCGTTATTCAGTATTAACAGCTGTTGGGTTATTACCTATCGCAGTAAGTGGCATTGCAATTGACGATATCATGCAAGGTGCAAGAGACGCGATGAATGATTTTGCAGAGCCTAGCTTAGAAAAAAACCCTGCATACCAATATGCAGCAGTTCGCAATGTTTTATACAGCAAAGGAAAAGTTACAGAGCTATTAATTAATTACGAGCCAAGCCTTCAATATTTCTCTGAATGGTGGAAACAATT of Oceanobacillus zhaokaii contains these proteins:
- a CDS encoding M20/M25/M40 family metallo-hydrolase translates to MTKANQDFLLELLNTPSPSSMEMEIQKKWINYVKEFADEIRTDNAGNAIGVLNPDAPFKVLLAGHADEIALVVNRIDDEGYLHFDKMGGINPKAAVGMRVTVLGAGGTVTGVTGVNAQHHGGLKNDFDLSDLFIDCGFRTKEEAEKYVQIGDLCVYKTEPEILMDRYIAGRGLDNRTGSFIVAEVLRRLSEKDVKVGVYAVSTVNEETNMGGAYFAAAGIEPTMAIACDVTFATDYPGVNKNKHGDIRLEKGPVLAKGAPINIKINKLLEKAAKDLNMHVQYELTPRMTGTDADKMRLTGKGVPVSLVSLPLRYMHSPVETASLQDIDEEIELLVTMIAGLTGNESLNPLED
- a CDS encoding thioredoxin family protein, with amino-acid sequence MKLNEWFEKGITPSDYIGSMEVNQADLKHVYDNFTLPNDEDFFKNTKERNLRAIVLTEDWCGDAMLNTPILLKIAEASDIEVRMLHRDQNLELMDQYLTNGRARSIPIFIFIDENGKEVAKWGPRAEKIQAYVDESQSKLPSKETPEYEEKAKEMYAAFKKSYRNNTTFWDDVYDSIKAVLQD
- a CDS encoding potassium channel family protein; amino-acid sequence: MIIKQFKLIYFRIPIIIKLLITIVFLMCFFGTVIHFIEPTQFPTIFEGIWWAFVTAATVGFGDYVPLTTSGKLIGILLILTGGGLIGFYVSSIASGTIKREQDIEHGRLAFKGTGHLILVGWNERTRQLIKIVLEKNPNEKIVLIDRTLRHISFSEYPIHFINGDATEDAILTKANIRQAERVLLTADLIKNERQADTYTILATVAIRGNNENIPIIAEILSKSQIENALRAGATTIIRSNDFMSALFYHELTHSLAVTPFEDILHILSKQQFSHFPVAPEFVDKQFAEVSHHLIKGDHLLIGIIREKKYNIHPPPDLLLEHGDILVTLVRL
- the yugI gene encoding S1 domain-containing post-transcriptional regulator GSP13; the protein is MTNKFEAGQIIDGKVTGIQPYGAFVALDEETQGLVHISEVTHGFVKDINDHLTVGDEVKVKVLNVDEEKNKVSLSIRATEEAPAKPAQTKKAQPVKQVQQDNDNAGFNTLKDKLEEWIEQSSSFKK
- a CDS encoding glucose-6-phosphate isomerase: MTHVSFKYDKALKFFNEQEIANLSDYVQTAHNQLHNKTGAGSDFLGWIDLPENYDKEEYARIKASAEKIQNDSDILLVIGIGGSYLGARAALEMLNHSFQNLLSKEERKAPQIIFVGHHLSSTYISELFDVLKDKDFSINVISKSGTTTEPAVAFRIFKKYLEEKYGVEEAKNRIYATTDKAKGALKTSADKAGYETFVIPDDVGGRYSVLTAVGLLPIAVSGIAIDDIMQGARDAMNDFAEPSLEKNPAYQYAAVRNVLYSKGKVTELLINYEPSLQYFSEWWKQLFGESEGKDQKGIYPSSANFTTDLHSLGQYIQEGRRNIFETVLHVNSSKKELTLEAEENNSDGLNYLAGKTIHEINDKAFQGTMLAHTDGDVPNLIVEVPALDAYTFGYLVYFFEKACAISGYLLGVNPFDQPGVEAYKKNMFALLGKPGFENEKEELEKRL